One Plasmodium cynomolgi strain B DNA, chromosome 12, whole genome shotgun sequence genomic region harbors:
- a CDS encoding hypothetical protein (putative), which produces RSVKRQVAGISWQRAARKHVPDETERINEKYGKMEKYREFADAATGINPFLPLWVNNKLSVHEKLLKFLLFPLVLCRFCFLSLTLIFMIFLNSLVNLFIFQCVKDFFYQIIQCIYCRLLLFYLGFFYMDEEYASHKRVKIKCMKKKIPFSYDDYGHIYLSNFTSFVDILYLAYRLNPLFVIINKNGSLSPVFFFDLIKLSLQFSIPNKKGEFKNLEQVHVFAKNKKIKSVVIFPEGMKSNGSCILLWKNEIFTHSEYVIKNKCNLIAFIYETNILNKKWNNFYTSPHTVFNPVLHIILLCFNIYNKIKIVWLNEKDIAESLREFDFSHCDELVHYLRSLMGLMKPTGGTLVNVKADLLEKFVKYWNLTRGRAYL; this is translated from the coding sequence CGATCGGTGAAGCGGCAGGTAGCGGGAATAAGCTGGCAGCGAGCGGCACGGAAACATGTCCCGGATGAGACCGAAAGaataaacgaaaaatatgggaaaatggaaaagtacCGCGAGTTCGCAGACGCAGCCACAGGAATAAATCCATTTTTGCCCTTATGGGTAAACAACAAATTGAGTGTCCACGAGAAGCTTCTGAAGTTTCTGCTGTTCCCATTGGTGCTGTGTCGcttctgcttcctctccCTGACGTtgatttttatgatttttttaaacagcCTAGTGAACCTGTTCATATTCCAATGCGTTAAGGACTTTTTCTATCAAATAATACAGTGCATTTACTGTAGACTGTTGTTGTTTTATTTGGGCTTCTTCTACATGGATGAAGAGTATGCTAGCCACAAGAgagttaaaataaaatgtatgaagaaaaaaataccgtTCAGTTATGATGACTATGGCCATATATATCTGTCCAACTTTACCTCCTTCgttgatattttatatttagcaTACCGTCTTAACCCACTCtttgttattattaacaaaaatggaagtctTTCtccagtttttttcttcgaccTAATAAAGCTATCTCTGCAATTTTCTATCcccaacaaaaaaggagaatttaaaaatttggaacAAGTACATGTCTTCGCGaagaataagaaaataaaatcagtTGTCATATTTCCAGAAGGTATGAAAAGTAATGGCTCCTGTATTCTCctttggaaaaatgaaattttcacACACTCCGAATATgttattaaaaacaaatgtaacTTAATTGCTTTTATTTACGAAACAAATATActcaacaaaaaatggaataactTTTACACCTCTCCGCATACCGTTTTTAATCCCGTCCTTCATATTATCCTTCTctgttttaatatatataataaaataaaaattgtgtggCTGAACGAAAAGGACATTGCCGAATCGTTACGCGAATTTGACTTTTCCCACTGCGATGAACTCGTTCACTACTTGAGGAGCCTCATGGGCCTCATGAAGCCCACGGGTGGAACCCTCGTCAACGTAAAAGCGGACTTATTGGAGAAGTTTGTCAAATATTGGAACCTCACACGGGGGCGCGCCTACCTC
- a CDS encoding hypothetical protein (putative) — MKRMLLFTLTALFFAMSRDVGLCHMCTTDLCGRCCRPTRDGCENNFHRTMRGNDHSDDVYCRLCDCSNPSTVDACKNGSFRGNALGVVKYFDIAGCGHELKRGNLLNSA, encoded by the exons ATGAAGCGAATGCTTTTGTTCACGCTCACCGCCTTGTTTTTTGCTATGAGTCGCGATGTAGGACTGTGCCACATGTGCACAACTGACCTGTGCGGGAGATGCTGCCGCCCCACGCGAGATG GCtgcgaaaataatttccacaGAACGATGAGGGGGAATGATCACAGCGACGACGTATACTGCAGACTCTGCGACTGCAGCAATCCAAGCACAG TGGATGCTTGTAAAAATGGGTCCTTCCGAGGCAATGCTCTCGGTGT agtaaaatatttcgatATAGCAGGCTGTGGACATGAACTGAAGAGAGGAAACCTTCTCAATAGTGCCTGA
- a CDS encoding hypothetical protein (putative) — translation MNFFRKSICSVCNSCKCCCEKEEIKITERTYTYNELDALCSKEEPITFPCIPTERIVLNSFDNPPLYYHQIDSEFYAKNILYDVPLISYAQGPFYEKMPDLKDNEKYQLPTISYVSDPVYLRRRQKCALSDITKSICCDSCKCKCS, via the exons ATGAACTTTTTTAGGAAGTCTATATGCTCAGTTTGTAACTCCTGCAAATGCTGCTGTG aaaaagaagaaataaaaatcacTGAGAGGACGTACACGTACAACGAACTGGACGCACTCTGCAGTAAGGAGGAACCCATCACTTTCCCCTGTATACCAACGGAACGCATCGTATTAAATTCGTTCGACAATCCGCCTCTGTACTACCATCAGATAGACAGCGAGTTTTACGCaaagaatattttgtacGACGTGCCCCTCATAAGTTACGCGCAGGGTCccttttacgaaaaaatgccTGACTTAAAAGATAATGAGAAGTATCAATTGCCGACCATCAGTTATGTATCCGATCCGGTGTACCTCCGACGGAGGCAGAAGTGCGCCCTGTCCGATATCACAAAATCTATTTGTTGCGACTCGTGCAAGTGCAAATGCAGCTAG
- a CDS encoding hypothetical protein (putative) has translation MVHIPQKLIVHYHHCSIRGVGEIFIDCLTVQLLFLKTVLNCPFVHLVGEAHPFSSYGSYPYAFNTLEGNILFGAEIIDYMKNVYLFDSIEYEPYFGVVNELKAILEYFLWVDDEIYNNFTKKIYKNRFFYLYYIYLTRRLRRENYEKCQMAGLDNHNLNITRLKTILSILEEVLCSGDNSAGEGRDVCYFDSLCFSIMSILYSLPSKFNEDLQRALLSKPSLIEFVRSLNRRYRVWENEKLFLQGVSEAKCLSPG, from the exons atgGTTCATATTCCCCAAAAGTTGATCGTTCATTATCACCACTGTTCTATAAGAGGTGTtggtgaaatttttatagaCTGCTTAACCGTCCAACtgctttttttgaaaactGTTTTAAATTGTCCTTTCGTTCACCTGGTGGGGGAGGCACACCCCTTCAGCAGTTATGGCTCTTACCCCTACGCCTTTAACACACTGGAGGGGAATATCCTCTTTGGAGCGGAAATTATCGACTACatgaaaaat GTTTACCTATTTGACTCGATTGAGTATGAACCCTACTTTGGAGTAGTAAACGAGTTGAAGGCAATTTTG GAGTACTTCCTTTGGGTGGATGACGAGATTTACAACAACTTTACCAAAaagatttacaaaaataggTTCTTCTATTTGTATTATATTTATCTGACGAG gAGATTAAGACGGGAAAACTACGAAAAATGCCAAATGGCTGGGTTGGATAACCACAATTTG aatatAACCAGGTTGAAGACAATTTTAAGCATCTTGGAGGAGGTCCTATGCAGTGGCGACAATTCCGCTGGGGAAGGACGTGATGTCTGCTACTTCGACTCCCTGTGCTTCTCCATTATGTCCATACTTTATTCCCTTCCGTCGAAAT TCAACGAGGACCTGCAGCGTGCGCTGCTCTCAAAGCCAAGCCTGATCGAATTCGTGAGGAGCCTCAACCGACGGTACAGGGtatgggaaaatgaaaaattgtttCTGCAAGGGGTTAGCGAAGCGAAGTGTTTGTCTCCCGGGTGA